One window of Halopseudomonas maritima genomic DNA carries:
- a CDS encoding IS481 family transposase has translation MNNHKNARLTVHGRALLITRILEDGLRPCEAAQAMGVSLRTAYKWLARYKNEGHDGLHNRSSRPRYCPHETPPDQQQQIIEQRRERRVYRHISAQVGVSVATIGRVLRRAGLNRLSALEPARPTNRYEHDNPGDLLHLDIKKLARFRRPGHRVTGEFKGKSHGAGWEYIHIAIDDHSRVAWATTHPDETAASAWRALTSAIRYYRSLGIRIQRLLTDNGSCYRSALFARACRRLGLKHGRTQPYTPRTNGKAERWIQTALREWAYARSYDDSEQRADHLNAWLHQYNWHRPHSAIGDLPPISRLPKMNNLLALHT, from the coding sequence ATGAACAATCACAAAAATGCCCGATTAACTGTCCATGGTCGAGCCCTTTTGATCACTCGTATCCTTGAAGATGGTCTGCGCCCCTGCGAAGCTGCACAAGCGATGGGGGTCAGCCTGCGTACCGCTTACAAGTGGCTCGCGCGCTACAAAAACGAAGGCCACGACGGGCTGCACAATCGTTCTTCCCGACCTCGCTATTGCCCGCATGAAACGCCACCTGATCAGCAACAGCAGATCATTGAACAGCGCCGCGAGCGCCGAGTTTATAGGCATATCAGCGCCCAGGTAGGCGTGAGCGTCGCCACTATCGGCCGAGTTTTACGACGAGCTGGCCTGAACCGGCTGAGTGCGCTTGAGCCTGCGCGGCCGACCAATCGATATGAGCACGACAACCCTGGCGACCTGTTGCACTTGGATATCAAGAAGCTGGCACGCTTCCGGCGCCCCGGTCACCGTGTCACAGGTGAGTTCAAAGGGAAGTCGCACGGCGCAGGCTGGGAGTACATCCACATAGCCATTGACGACCATAGCCGTGTTGCGTGGGCAACGACTCATCCTGACGAGACGGCTGCCAGTGCATGGCGTGCGCTGACTAGCGCCATTCGCTACTACCGGTCACTCGGGATACGTATTCAGCGCTTGCTGACGGACAACGGTAGCTGCTATCGCTCCGCGCTGTTTGCACGCGCTTGCCGACGACTGGGGCTCAAGCATGGCCGCACGCAGCCCTATACGCCACGAACCAACGGCAAGGCCGAGCGCTGGATACAAACGGCATTACGGGAGTGGGCTTATGCTCGTTCTTACGACGACTCTGAGCAAAGAGCAGATCATCTAAATGCATGGCTACATCAGTACAACTGGCATCGCCCACACTCAGCTATCGGTGATCTGCCACCTATCAGCAGGCTGCCGAAGATGAACAACCTACTGGCTTTACACACCTAG
- a CDS encoding three component ABC system middle component, whose protein sequence is MIGILNNEALCLIAIQSILALKPRLNIANSYLIAPLVFDKKILGHLKRKTTDILSAQEMVTENSSRFIGFNEKFNDSLIVSTNAIAMGLELGLFDLKGGELVLATSDSFYTENLGHKFDDFIRASENVAKILAEPPSSLYALLRIEV, encoded by the coding sequence AAGCTCTGTGCTTGATTGCCATACAGTCTATCTTGGCATTAAAACCACGCCTCAACATTGCCAACTCCTACCTAATTGCCCCGCTTGTATTTGACAAAAAAATACTTGGACACCTCAAGCGAAAAACTACAGACATTCTATCTGCCCAAGAAATGGTCACAGAAAACAGCTCCCGCTTTATAGGATTTAATGAAAAGTTCAATGACTCATTAATAGTTAGCACAAACGCCATTGCGATGGGTTTGGAGCTCGGTTTATTTGATCTAAAGGGCGGAGAGCTAGTTTTGGCAACATCGGATTCTTTTTATACAGAGAATTTAGGTCATAAATTTGATGACTTTATCAGAGCCTCTGAGAATGTAGCCAAAATATTAGCCGAGCCCCCATCATCACTGTATGCCTTATTGAGGATAGAAGTATGA
- a CDS encoding QsdR family transcriptional regulator gives MKKHTPLSKAVLGAATPRRVTPLDALSAARAQWLKGQRININTLAETLGVNRATLFRWVGNRDQLYAEVIWSLALPGYEQAVSQAPGTGADYVCNLFTEIFALFSSATPLHTFLQNDTEYALHILIGKDSLIQQRTTEIVQQALEQQVAGGHLQPAIALPTLAYLLVRLAESFLYCDVLSGRQPDREAALLAVRLLVSNPAAAGD, from the coding sequence ATGAAAAAGCACACCCCCCTGAGCAAGGCGGTCCTGGGCGCAGCAACGCCCCGCCGCGTTACCCCGCTGGACGCCCTGAGCGCCGCCAGGGCTCAGTGGCTCAAGGGGCAACGCATCAATATCAACACGCTGGCCGAGACGCTGGGCGTCAACCGCGCAACATTGTTTCGCTGGGTGGGCAACCGCGACCAGCTGTACGCCGAGGTGATCTGGTCACTGGCCCTGCCTGGGTATGAACAGGCGGTCTCTCAGGCGCCGGGCACCGGCGCGGATTACGTCTGCAACCTGTTTACCGAAATTTTTGCCTTGTTTTCCTCAGCCACGCCGCTGCACACCTTTCTGCAGAACGACACCGAGTACGCGCTGCACATCCTGATCGGCAAAGACAGCCTGATCCAGCAGCGCACCACCGAGATCGTTCAGCAGGCGCTGGAGCAGCAAGTCGCCGGGGGGCACTTGCAACCAGCCATCGCCCTGCCGACCCTGGCTTATCTGCTGGTCAGGCTGGCCGAGAGCTTTTTGTACTGCGACGTGCTCAGCGGCCGCCAGCCGGACCGCGAGGCGGCTCTGCTGGCGGTGCGGCTACTGGTCTCCAACCCGGCCGCAGCTGGCGATTAA
- the surE gene encoding 5'/3'-nucleotidase SurE, whose protein sequence is MHTRSFLPCAISAVLALAAAPALALDIMLVNDDGCNSDGIQALASVLQERGHTVSMYAPSGEQSGQGSRLTLPKGSCTVRFELSDTDLSGAPVGDSRFYCIKATAVPASDSCTAESHLPLPFLELGQTVSASPGDSAFIGLTAFGEQKPDLVISGINAGDNIGLTANYSGTVAAAMTSLRNGVPAIATSLSVRSRDFQPAANFVADLVAELERVADGGPLLPAKTGLNVNIPAGTAKGVLFTQVGTDSTIGVADQLQTDGTYIRAYDLKLAPEGVPVEQITDEATALREGYISISTIDGDYNATSAPQAFTRLKLDSLAEQP, encoded by the coding sequence ATGCACACACGTTCGTTTCTCCCCTGCGCCATCAGCGCAGTCCTGGCCCTGGCGGCCGCTCCGGCCCTGGCGTTGGACATCATGCTGGTCAACGATGACGGCTGTAACTCAGACGGTATTCAGGCTCTGGCCAGCGTTCTGCAAGAACGCGGGCACACGGTCAGCATGTACGCCCCTTCGGGCGAGCAAAGCGGCCAAGGCTCGCGCCTGACCCTGCCCAAGGGCAGCTGCACCGTGCGCTTTGAGCTGTCTGATACCGACCTCAGCGGCGCTCCGGTTGGCGACAGCCGCTTTTATTGCATCAAGGCAACCGCCGTGCCGGCCAGTGACAGCTGTACCGCCGAGAGCCATTTGCCGCTGCCGTTTCTGGAGCTTGGTCAGACTGTCAGCGCCAGCCCCGGCGACAGTGCATTTATCGGCCTGACGGCCTTTGGCGAGCAAAAGCCCGATCTGGTGATCTCCGGCATCAATGCCGGCGACAACATCGGCTTGACGGCCAACTACTCCGGCACCGTCGCCGCCGCCATGACATCCCTGCGCAACGGCGTGCCCGCCATTGCCACCAGCCTGTCGGTGCGTTCAAGAGACTTTCAGCCTGCTGCCAATTTTGTGGCTGATCTGGTGGCCGAGCTGGAGCGCGTGGCTGATGGCGGCCCCTTGCTGCCAGCCAAGACCGGTTTGAACGTGAACATTCCCGCTGGTACGGCCAAGGGCGTGCTATTCACCCAGGTCGGCACCGACTCCACCATTGGGGTGGCGGATCAACTGCAAACTGACGGCACCTATATCCGTGCCTACGACCTCAAGCTGGCCCCAGAAGGTGTACCCGTGGAGCAGATTACCGATGAGGCCACTGCCCTGCGCGAAGGCTATATCAGCATCAGCACCATCGACGGTGACTATAACGCGACCAGCGCCCCTCAGGCCTTCACCCGCCTCAAGCTGGACAGCCTGGCAGAGCAGCCATGA
- a CDS encoding DUF3732 domain-containing protein, with product MTVQIKNILIWQKSGGVRNLELKRNAVNVITGESGKGKSSVLHIIDYCLLSSKADGISKANIDDKSSWYGLRLYTSRGLVTIARAAHHVGETSTVYFSDTGEIPDTPIHNIKITSLKKALDKEFGLDSDLKIPYGGKTIKAGSKVSFRHFLSHCYQDQNTIVAPDYLYNKPNDIKVTERIERTFRMALGIVDAKGAIVSERLDKLRSDRLSIERRSELMGKKRLEFQEDVVSLEEEAISLGLIEKASDDIQSALDVLEEIANSPIERFSDTGEKVQELELRELELNRKLRKFKSFYQGYREYQSIIKESDDSIRPVSYLIDRYREILPGTKTNEILQSLENELKSAKQIWKKRNDSLLHVDISDQTKTLEAELKDLRIKIQELKGLSERLSSPKEIYRYQGKLGVKVELYSDKATPLDYSERLSEIDAKISHLDDITQDIDSKREFVMGKLNEKINEHLSRLKLKGYETSRAIFLEREKAINLIIDEGRSVEKMVDIGSASNYLYIHLSYFMALHEVARGNNVPWMPHFLVFDQVSTPYAVENSDDITSLDLALKELNSFVDSMKDKGGIQVILMEHIPESHWTNLKLDNFKLVDKELIDGYGLIN from the coding sequence ATGACTGTGCAGATTAAAAACATATTGATTTGGCAGAAAAGTGGTGGCGTTCGAAACTTGGAGCTAAAACGTAACGCTGTAAATGTCATCACTGGTGAATCAGGGAAGGGCAAGTCCTCCGTTCTTCATATCATTGATTACTGTCTGCTATCGTCTAAAGCAGATGGTATATCAAAGGCAAACATTGATGACAAATCCAGCTGGTACGGACTACGACTTTATACAAGTCGGGGCCTAGTTACTATTGCTCGGGCTGCGCATCATGTCGGAGAGACGAGCACCGTTTACTTTTCTGATACTGGTGAAATTCCTGACACCCCCATACACAACATTAAGATCACGAGCTTAAAAAAGGCTTTAGATAAGGAGTTTGGCTTAGATAGTGACCTTAAGATCCCATATGGCGGTAAAACCATAAAAGCGGGCTCAAAAGTTTCTTTCAGACATTTCTTAAGCCACTGCTACCAAGATCAAAACACCATTGTCGCTCCAGACTATTTATATAACAAGCCAAATGATATAAAAGTTACTGAGAGAATTGAGCGTACGTTTAGGATGGCCTTAGGCATCGTTGACGCTAAAGGAGCGATTGTAAGTGAAAGGCTGGATAAGTTGAGATCAGATCGCCTAAGCATCGAGCGTCGCTCAGAGCTTATGGGGAAAAAACGACTAGAGTTCCAGGAGGATGTGGTTTCTCTTGAAGAAGAAGCAATCTCTTTGGGACTTATAGAAAAAGCCAGCGACGACATCCAGTCAGCTTTAGACGTTTTAGAAGAAATTGCTAACTCGCCTATAGAGCGGTTTAGCGATACAGGTGAGAAGGTTCAGGAGTTGGAATTAAGGGAGCTTGAACTTAATAGGAAGTTAAGAAAATTCAAGAGCTTCTACCAGGGCTATAGAGAATACCAGTCTATAATCAAGGAAAGTGACGATTCGATTCGTCCTGTATCATACCTAATCGATAGGTATAGAGAGATTCTACCAGGGACCAAAACCAACGAAATCTTACAGTCATTAGAAAACGAATTAAAATCAGCCAAACAGATCTGGAAGAAGCGCAACGATTCTTTGTTGCATGTCGATATTTCTGACCAGACTAAGACCTTAGAAGCAGAGCTGAAGGATCTTCGCATTAAAATACAAGAGCTCAAGGGTTTATCTGAGCGCCTGTCTTCCCCTAAGGAAATATATCGCTACCAAGGTAAGCTAGGAGTAAAAGTTGAGCTTTACTCGGATAAGGCTACCCCACTAGATTATTCCGAAAGGCTTTCTGAAATCGATGCCAAAATCTCTCATTTAGACGATATCACTCAAGACATTGATTCCAAACGAGAGTTTGTGATGGGAAAACTCAATGAGAAAATCAATGAGCATTTAAGCCGACTGAAGCTAAAAGGTTACGAAACAAGCCGGGCAATTTTTTTGGAACGTGAAAAAGCTATAAACCTGATTATCGACGAAGGGCGCTCAGTAGAGAAGATGGTTGATATAGGCAGCGCGTCTAACTACTTATATATTCATCTATCTTACTTCATGGCGTTGCATGAAGTGGCACGCGGTAACAATGTACCTTGGATGCCTCATTTTTTGGTTTTTGACCAAGTAAGCACACCTTATGCAGTTGAAAACTCTGATGATATAACCAGCCTTGACTTAGCCCTCAAAGAGTTAAATAGTTTTGTAGATAGCATGAAAGACAAAGGAGGCATACAGGTCATTCTCATGGAGCACATACCAGAGTCTCATTGGACAAACCTCAAGCTAGACAACTTCAAACTAGTAGATAAAGAACTAATTGATGGGTACGGGCTTATTAATTAG
- a CDS encoding IS481 family transposase, with translation MTTEEKIARRKLSLLDLAQELRNVSKACKVMGYSRQQFYEIRRNYQTYGSSGLLDKLPGCKGAHPNRVSPEIEQAILDYSLQRPTHGPLRVSQELALRGITVSSGGVRGVWSRHDLLSKHDRLLRLEREQKDRALELSDEQIRLLERFSPEFRERQIEVHHTGELVAIDTFFVGTLKGVGKVYLQTVIDCFSRFAFGRLYTSKMPVTAVHVLNNDVLPFFEQHAVRVETVLSDNGREYCGRPDNHPFELFLQLEGIEHRTTRVRRPQSNGFVERLHRTLLDEHFRVAGRTTWYESVEQMQEDFDKYLHHYNYERPHQGRMMNGRTPSQAFIEGIVEQPEPATEDAV, from the coding sequence ATGACCACCGAGGAGAAAATAGCACGACGTAAGCTCAGCCTGCTGGACTTGGCGCAAGAGCTACGCAACGTCAGCAAGGCCTGCAAGGTGATGGGATACAGCCGCCAGCAGTTCTACGAGATCCGCAGGAATTACCAGACCTACGGGTCATCTGGCCTGCTGGATAAGCTGCCGGGCTGCAAAGGTGCGCATCCTAACCGGGTGTCGCCCGAGATTGAGCAAGCCATTCTGGACTACAGCTTACAACGCCCTACCCATGGCCCACTGCGGGTATCACAAGAACTGGCCCTGCGCGGCATCACAGTTAGCTCAGGCGGCGTTCGAGGCGTCTGGAGCAGGCATGACTTGCTGTCCAAGCATGACCGTTTGTTGCGACTGGAACGAGAGCAGAAGGATCGTGCCCTGGAGCTCAGCGATGAGCAGATTCGCCTGCTGGAACGCTTTAGCCCTGAGTTCCGGGAGCGGCAGATTGAGGTGCATCACACCGGCGAACTGGTTGCGATAGACACGTTCTTTGTCGGCACGCTCAAAGGCGTCGGCAAGGTGTATCTGCAAACTGTTATCGACTGCTTCAGCCGTTTTGCTTTTGGCAGGCTGTACACGAGCAAGATGCCGGTCACTGCGGTTCATGTCTTGAATAACGATGTGCTGCCGTTTTTCGAGCAGCACGCCGTGAGGGTAGAAACCGTGCTGTCGGATAACGGCCGCGAATACTGCGGCAGGCCGGATAACCATCCCTTCGAACTGTTCCTTCAGCTCGAAGGGATCGAGCACCGAACCACGCGTGTTCGACGTCCGCAGAGCAATGGATTTGTGGAGCGACTACACCGCACGCTGCTGGATGAGCACTTCCGCGTGGCAGGGCGTACGACGTGGTATGAGAGCGTTGAACAGATGCAGGAGGACTTCGATAAGTACCTGCACCACTACAACTACGAGCGGCCCCACCAGGGTCGGATGATGAACGGGAGAACGCCAAGCCAAGCGTTCATCGAAGGTATTGTTGAGCAGCCAGAACCGGCCACGGAGGACGCTGTTTAA
- a CDS encoding pirin family protein, translating into MTTANPQRITARSAEIGGTLPVNRVLPTRQRRQIGAWCFLDHAGPARFETGDGMHVGAHPHTCLQTFTWMIEGEVLHRDSLGNQQVIRPGEVNLMTAGRGVSHTEDSTDATNRLHAAQLWIALPPHMANAAPAFTHYPSLPTWQQNGIDFTLLVGDFAGRSSPVEVYSPLLGLDIHSPNGGTCELTLNPAFEHGLLVMEGELELDGERFAENELAALDPSPTTLHLTLTPGSRLILIGGEPAEKVLMFWNFVGYSREYIIEATREWQAESARFGKVAGFDGERLAAPALPWRSA; encoded by the coding sequence ATGACCACAGCCAACCCACAGCGCATCACCGCCCGCAGCGCCGAAATTGGCGGCACCCTGCCGGTCAACCGGGTGCTGCCTACCCGCCAGCGCCGCCAGATTGGCGCCTGGTGCTTTCTCGATCACGCCGGCCCTGCCCGCTTTGAAACGGGCGACGGCATGCACGTAGGCGCGCACCCGCACACCTGCCTGCAAACCTTCACCTGGATGATCGAAGGCGAGGTGCTGCACCGCGACAGCCTCGGTAACCAGCAAGTGATCCGCCCCGGCGAGGTGAACCTGATGACCGCCGGCCGCGGCGTCAGCCACACCGAAGACTCCACCGACGCCACCAACCGCCTGCACGCCGCCCAACTGTGGATCGCCCTGCCGCCACACATGGCCAACGCCGCCCCCGCCTTCACCCACTACCCAAGCCTGCCCACTTGGCAGCAAAACGGCATCGACTTCACCCTGCTGGTCGGCGACTTCGCCGGCCGCAGCTCCCCGGTCGAGGTCTACAGCCCGCTGCTCGGCCTGGATATCCACAGCCCCAACGGCGGCACCTGCGAACTGACCCTCAACCCCGCCTTTGAACACGGCCTGCTGGTGATGGAAGGCGAACTGGAACTGGACGGCGAACGCTTCGCCGAAAACGAACTAGCCGCCCTCGACCCCAGCCCCACCACCCTGCACCTGACCCTAACCCCCGGCAGCCGGCTGATCCTCATCGGCGGAGAACCGGCCGAGAAGGTGTTGATGTTCTGGAATTTTGTCGGCTACAGCCGCGAATACATCATCGAAGCTACGCGGGAGTGGCAGGCGGAGTCTGCGCGTTTCGGCAAGGTCGCGGGGTTTGATGGGGAGCGGTTGGCGGCACCGGCGTTGCCGTGGCGGAGTGCATAA